One genomic region from Cellulomonas fengjieae encodes:
- a CDS encoding endonuclease/exonuclease/phosphatase family protein translates to MTSTPTTGTPVRTPPDAGTPTRVWLVAMLTVLCLELIRASGPLLDRAFAGGAASVAVTALGTYAAAGLVAALLLLVLGRTSGTPDARTLLLGTAALGVLRLVVQALDGEALFVVGLVAVAVCVAVLTLAVAFVAGRPAGGRQAAIGLMIGCGLSVGLQLVLGTWDAVWRDGWVGWVVAVALSVGALVTARGLVSFTARATSASAAEATGRPRRLWVLGLFLALAATVVANPAFVASQSGVALGWAGLAVVLANSVGTWALLRADPWRGPVRVGAAVLVVAGAAGALWLSGVAALVCVVVLELCLGIVLSAALSAHRPAPRGIVRTGAATLVVGLGTIGPLLLYMLDYDVPLPVDNVWVMVLAALGLALSGLRRRTPGAVPALTSPDRMPARTSSVRLLILPALVLALLGFLRSDASATGADVPARAAGDDLTLVDWNLHYGVSPLTAVDLEGIAATIETFDPDVVALQEVQRGWVFGGGSDMATWLAHRLDMTVHFAPAADHQFGNAVLARSELTDVAVHPLPFGVGPQARSALSTTLTTADGTEVRVTSVHLQHREPSTPTRLAQLTALADAEPVRPPAVLAGDLNAEPGWPEIERLEAGGWVAADDTLLTFTAQQPDRKIDWVLGQGVTFRTPTSPQTSLSDHSPLVVELSVDD, encoded by the coding sequence GTGACGTCCACCCCCACCACCGGTACGCCCGTCCGGACACCCCCCGACGCCGGGACACCGACGCGGGTGTGGCTCGTCGCCATGCTCACCGTGCTCTGCCTGGAGCTGATCCGCGCCAGCGGGCCGCTGCTGGACCGTGCGTTCGCCGGGGGCGCCGCGAGCGTCGCGGTCACCGCCCTGGGCACGTACGCTGCCGCCGGACTGGTGGCGGCCCTCCTGCTGCTCGTGCTCGGTCGGACCTCCGGCACACCCGACGCCCGCACGCTCCTGCTGGGGACCGCCGCACTGGGGGTGCTGCGGCTGGTCGTCCAGGCCCTGGACGGCGAGGCGCTGTTCGTCGTCGGCCTCGTGGCGGTCGCGGTCTGCGTGGCGGTGCTGACGCTGGCGGTCGCGTTCGTCGCCGGGCGGCCCGCCGGAGGACGGCAGGCGGCGATCGGCCTGATGATCGGCTGCGGGCTCTCGGTCGGGCTGCAGCTGGTGCTCGGCACGTGGGACGCGGTGTGGCGCGACGGGTGGGTCGGCTGGGTCGTCGCCGTCGCGCTCTCGGTCGGCGCCCTCGTGACCGCCCGCGGGCTCGTGTCGTTCACCGCCAGGGCCACCTCGGCGTCGGCCGCGGAGGCGACCGGGCGACCGCGACGCCTCTGGGTGCTGGGCCTGTTCCTCGCGCTGGCCGCGACGGTCGTGGCCAACCCGGCGTTCGTCGCCTCGCAGTCCGGGGTGGCGCTCGGCTGGGCGGGCCTGGCGGTCGTCCTCGCGAACTCCGTGGGCACCTGGGCGCTCCTGCGCGCCGACCCGTGGCGGGGTCCCGTGCGTGTGGGTGCCGCGGTCCTGGTCGTGGCGGGCGCCGCCGGCGCCCTCTGGCTCTCGGGGGTCGCCGCCCTGGTCTGCGTGGTGGTGCTCGAGCTGTGCCTGGGCATCGTGCTGTCCGCCGCGCTGAGCGCGCACCGGCCCGCGCCGCGCGGGATCGTGCGGACGGGCGCCGCCACGCTGGTGGTCGGGCTCGGCACCATCGGCCCGCTGCTCCTCTACATGCTCGACTACGACGTCCCCCTGCCCGTCGACAACGTGTGGGTGATGGTGCTCGCGGCGCTCGGTCTGGCGCTGTCCGGGCTGCGCCGGCGCACGCCGGGTGCGGTCCCCGCCCTCACGAGCCCGGACCGGATGCCCGCGCGGACGAGCTCGGTGCGGCTGCTCATCCTGCCCGCGCTCGTCCTGGCGCTGCTCGGGTTCCTCAGGTCCGACGCGAGCGCCACGGGGGCCGACGTGCCCGCCCGGGCGGCGGGTGACGACCTCACGCTAGTCGACTGGAACCTGCACTACGGCGTCTCCCCGCTGACAGCGGTCGACCTGGAGGGCATCGCCGCGACCATCGAGACGTTCGACCCGGACGTCGTCGCGCTGCAGGAGGTGCAGCGCGGCTGGGTGTTCGGCGGCGGGTCGGACATGGCCACCTGGCTGGCGCACCGCCTGGACATGACGGTCCACTTCGCACCCGCGGCCGACCACCAGTTCGGCAACGCGGTGCTGGCCCGCTCGGAGCTCACCGACGTCGCCGTCCACCCGCTGCCCTTCGGCGTCGGCCCCCAGGCCCGGTCGGCACTCTCGACCACGCTGACCACCGCCGACGGGACCGAGGTCCGGGTCACGTCGGTGCACCTGCAGCACCGCGAGCCGAGCACGCCGACGCGCCTGGCGCAGCTGACCGCGCTGGCCGACGCCGAGCCGGTGCGGCCACCGGCGGTGCTGGCGGGCGACCTCAACGCGGAGCCGGGGTGGCCGGAGATCGAACGGCTCGAGGCCGGGGGGTGGGTCGCGGCCGACGACACGCTGCTCACGTTCACCGCGCAGCAGCCGGACCGGAAGATCGACTGGGTGCTCGGGCAGGGCGTGACGTTCCGCACGCCGACCAGCCCGCAGACGTCGCTGTCCGACCACAGCCCGCTGGTCGTGGAGCTCTCGGTCGACGACTGA
- a CDS encoding NUDIX domain-containing protein: MSDAAAGHRQRQPGDGWVECGCGHRHWGLNGAAGLLVVRRDADGRPVAVVLQHRALWSDQGGTWGVPGGARMPGEAAQDAALREAAEEAGIEPSRVRVRESSVLEHPGWSYTTVIADEVGEIHPAVTDAESLELRWVPVDEVARLPLLPAFADAWPGLLTRLETLDGR, encoded by the coding sequence GTGAGCGACGCGGCCGCGGGTCACCGCCAGCGCCAGCCGGGCGACGGCTGGGTCGAGTGCGGCTGCGGTCATCGCCACTGGGGTCTGAACGGCGCTGCTGGGCTGCTCGTCGTGCGACGTGACGCGGACGGCAGACCCGTCGCCGTCGTCCTGCAGCACCGGGCGCTGTGGAGCGACCAGGGCGGCACGTGGGGCGTGCCGGGCGGCGCGCGGATGCCCGGCGAGGCGGCGCAGGACGCCGCGCTGCGGGAGGCTGCGGAGGAGGCCGGGATCGAGCCGTCGCGCGTCCGGGTGCGCGAGTCCAGCGTCCTGGAGCACCCCGGCTGGTCCTACACCACGGTGATCGCCGACGAGGTCGGCGAGATCCACCCGGCGGTCACGGACGCGGAGAGCCTGGAGCTGCGCTGGGTACCGGTCGACGAGGTGGCCCGCCTCCCGCTGCTGCCCGCGTTCGCCGACGCGTGGCCGGGGCTGCTGACCCGCCTGGAGACGCTCGACGGTCGGTGA
- a CDS encoding ATP-binding protein: MPAISKVLIANRGEIAVRIARACRDAGIGSVAVYADTDREALHVRIADEAFALNGARAAETYLDVPKLLDVARRAGADAVHPGYGFLAENASFAQAVLDAGLTWIGPPPSAIDALGDKVSARHIAQRAGAPLVAGTADPVTGVDEIHAFVAEHGLPVAIKAAFGGGGRGLKVVREASEIGELFESATREAVAAFGRGECFVERYLDRPRHVETQCLADQHGTVVVVSTRDCSLQRRHQKLVEEAPAPFLTAAQNTQLVESSQAILREAGYVGAGTCEFLVGADGVISFLEVNTRLQVEHPVSEEISGVDLVREQLRIASGEPLGYDHVQTRGHSIEFRINGEDPGKGFLPAPGRITTLRMPSGPGVRVDSGVVEGDSVSGMFDSMIAKVIVTGADRTQALARARRALAELEVVGIPTVVPFHRAVLDAEAFAPADPAQPFSVHTRWIETEFAETVAALSATPTPEDEDAEPAVLERVVVEVGGKRLEVVLPAALSLSRGATNGSRGSATGARRPVRRVARPTTSGNGTTLSSPMQGTIVKVAVAEGALVAAGDLVVVLEAMKMEQPLVAHRPGTVTALSAAVGSSVSAGMAICEIVG; the protein is encoded by the coding sequence TCGGCTCGGTCGCCGTGTACGCGGACACCGACCGGGAGGCGCTGCACGTGCGCATCGCCGACGAGGCGTTCGCCCTCAACGGGGCCCGTGCGGCCGAGACCTACCTGGACGTCCCCAAGCTGCTCGACGTCGCACGGCGTGCCGGCGCGGACGCCGTACACCCCGGGTACGGCTTCCTCGCCGAGAACGCGTCGTTCGCGCAGGCCGTCCTGGACGCGGGCCTGACCTGGATCGGTCCCCCGCCCTCGGCCATCGACGCGCTCGGCGACAAGGTCAGCGCGCGACACATCGCCCAGCGCGCCGGCGCCCCACTCGTCGCCGGCACGGCCGACCCGGTCACCGGGGTCGACGAGATCCACGCGTTCGTCGCCGAGCACGGGCTGCCGGTGGCCATCAAGGCCGCGTTCGGCGGCGGCGGCCGTGGCCTGAAGGTGGTGCGCGAGGCGAGCGAGATCGGCGAGCTGTTCGAGTCGGCGACGCGTGAGGCGGTCGCCGCGTTCGGCCGCGGCGAGTGCTTCGTCGAGCGGTACCTCGACCGGCCCCGCCACGTCGAGACGCAGTGCCTGGCGGACCAGCACGGGACGGTCGTCGTGGTGTCCACGCGCGACTGCTCCCTGCAGCGGCGTCACCAGAAGCTCGTCGAGGAGGCACCCGCCCCCTTCCTCACCGCGGCGCAGAACACCCAGCTGGTCGAGTCCTCCCAGGCGATCCTGCGCGAGGCCGGCTACGTCGGCGCCGGGACGTGCGAGTTCCTGGTCGGCGCCGACGGGGTCATCTCGTTCCTCGAGGTCAACACGCGGCTGCAGGTCGAGCACCCGGTGTCGGAGGAGATCAGCGGCGTGGACCTGGTGCGCGAGCAGCTCCGGATCGCGTCGGGCGAGCCGCTCGGCTACGACCACGTGCAGACCCGCGGCCACTCGATCGAGTTCCGCATCAACGGCGAGGACCCCGGCAAGGGCTTCCTGCCTGCCCCCGGCCGCATCACGACGCTGCGGATGCCGTCCGGCCCGGGCGTGCGGGTCGACTCGGGCGTCGTCGAGGGCGACAGCGTGTCCGGCATGTTCGACTCGATGATCGCCAAGGTGATCGTGACGGGAGCCGACCGCACCCAGGCGCTCGCGCGCGCCCGACGCGCCCTGGCCGAGCTGGAGGTCGTCGGCATCCCGACCGTCGTCCCGTTCCACCGCGCCGTGCTCGACGCCGAGGCGTTCGCCCCCGCGGACCCGGCGCAGCCGTTCTCGGTGCACACCCGCTGGATCGAGACCGAGTTCGCCGAGACGGTCGCCGCGCTCAGCGCCACGCCGACCCCGGAGGACGAGGACGCCGAGCCCGCCGTGCTCGAGCGCGTCGTCGTCGAGGTGGGCGGCAAGCGGCTCGAGGTGGTGCTGCCGGCCGCGTTGTCGCTGAGCCGGGGCGCGACGAACGGGTCGCGCGGATCCGCGACGGGCGCGCGCCGGCCCGTGCGCCGGGTGGCGCGGCCGACCACCAGCGGGAACGGCACCACGCTCAGCTCGCCGATGCAGGGCACGATCGTCAAGGTCGCGGTCGCCGAGGGCGCCCTCGTGGCCGCGGGTGACCTGGTCGTCGTGCTCGAGGCCATGAAGATGGAGCAGCCCCTCGTGGCGCACCGGCCCGGAACGGTCACCGCCCTGTCGGCGGCCGTCGGGTCCAGCGTCAGCGCCGGGATGGCCATCTGCGAGATCGTCGGCTGA